One genomic segment of Cololabis saira isolate AMF1-May2022 chromosome 22, fColSai1.1, whole genome shotgun sequence includes these proteins:
- the chmp5b gene encoding charged multivesicular body protein 5, translating into MNRIFGRGKPKGPPPNLSDCIGNVDSRSESIDKKIARLDAELVKYKDQMKKMRDGPSKNMVKQKALRVLKQKRMYESQRDNLMQQSFNMEQANYTIQSLKDTKTTVDAMKIGLKDMKKAYKNVNIDKIEDIQDQLEDMMEDANDIQEALGRSYGTPDIDEDDLEAELDALGDELLMDDDSSYLDEAATAPSIPEGLPGDKSTNRDGVLVDEFGLPQIPAT; encoded by the exons ATGAATCGCATTTTCGGCCGAGGTAAACCCAAAGGTCCTCCACCGAACTTGTCGGACTGTATAGGAAAC GTTGATTCTCGGTCGGAGTCCATCGACAAGAAGATCGCCCGACTAGATGCTGAACTTGTCAAGTACAAGGATCAGATGAAAAAGATGAGAGATGGCCCTTCAAAG AACATGGTCAAGCAAAAGGCATTGAGAGTTCTGAAGCAGAAGAGGAT GTACGAGAGCCAGAGAGATAATCTCATGCAGCAGTCTTTTAACATGGAGCAAGCCAACTACACTATCCAATCCCTCAAAGACACTAAAACCACA GTTGATGCCATGAAAATTGGCCTGAAGGACATGAAGAAAGCGTACAAGAATGTGAATATTGATAAAATTGAG gatatccAAGACCAGTTGGAGGACATGATGGAGGATGCCAATGACATCCAGGAGGCGCTGGGCAGAAGCTATGGCACTCCTGACATTGATGAGGATGATCTGGAAGCAG AGCTGGACGCTCTGGGAGATGAACTCTTGATGGATGACGACAGCTCCTACCTGGACGAGGCAGCGACCGCTCCCTCCATCCCAGAGGGGCTCCCGGGAGACAAGTCAACCAACAGG GATGGTGTGCTGGTGGATGAGTTTGgcctccctcagattcctgctaCATAA